A window from Candidatus Krumholzibacteriota bacterium encodes these proteins:
- a CDS encoding PAS domain S-box protein: MKRVHGSILIALVYTLLLAVSPAVPMWVTIPAGGIVTAFYVAQRLRNRQRRLVHIQRQLSNLRSEGLYLEGQVQGTEEDVFYRMILTLLTDLERSLFKLVEKNIQLLSLKEIGRSIISSLDEKKLIDSVFDYLVHGVGYKEIAFVILRKKKARFQAIVSIERSTRIIRRVLGFGFEDLGGAVYNAFISGKPFLIKDIRMHPLMEADGEAIFPGSTMSSYIIVPLMKSAEGKRCWETEDCLLSRGEGGPEVKEARHLRARECLSCPGMPLLGALVVTDGYRATPLTNIDQVTMETVGSLVSSTIENWQLYQELRKEELFRDKILEEMIHGIFVVDLEGRITLANRKAREMSRMPDDGPDRVRIEDLLVTDSIEKEIDRENLYRMLAGGTPIIMQEAYLKGRDGIHLPIRMNISPLSGEDGGMQGAIILFEDISQIKRLEEEIRHLDRLAVLGRFTSAVAHEIRNPLTGIAAGIQYLDRDERLDAGQKENLSFIMNEVDRLNRIITDLFKVAKPHQLLYQWVKLGDLVSRARKSAIEVAGDKEIDFRIDIDDTLPEIEVDSDRIVQVLINLFKNAAEAVDGAGIVRVSAEVYRGGDTDVVVEKEREMIRVTIADDGRGIKADDREKIFEPFFSRRRGGTGLGLFVTHSIVQHHQGRITVESEEGEGTTMRLYLPISQPPKGETVEAGHPAG; the protein is encoded by the coding sequence ATGAAACGCGTGCACGGATCGATCCTCATCGCGCTCGTATACACGCTGCTCCTTGCCGTCTCGCCCGCCGTTCCGATGTGGGTCACGATACCGGCGGGGGGGATCGTCACGGCATTCTACGTGGCCCAGCGCCTCCGGAATCGGCAACGGCGTCTCGTACACATCCAGCGACAGCTGAGCAACCTGCGGTCGGAGGGACTCTACCTCGAGGGGCAGGTGCAGGGCACGGAAGAGGACGTCTTCTACCGGATGATCCTGACGCTTCTGACCGATCTCGAGCGGTCACTGTTCAAGCTCGTCGAGAAGAACATCCAGCTGCTGAGCCTCAAGGAGATCGGCCGGAGCATCATCTCGTCCCTCGACGAGAAGAAGCTGATCGATTCCGTCTTCGACTACCTCGTGCACGGCGTCGGGTACAAGGAGATCGCGTTCGTCATCCTGCGGAAGAAGAAGGCGAGGTTCCAGGCGATCGTCAGCATCGAACGATCGACGCGCATCATCAGGCGCGTACTCGGCTTCGGTTTCGAGGATCTCGGCGGCGCCGTCTACAACGCCTTCATCTCCGGCAAGCCCTTTCTCATAAAAGATATACGGATGCACCCGCTCATGGAGGCGGACGGCGAGGCGATCTTCCCGGGGAGCACGATGTCATCGTACATCATCGTGCCCCTGATGAAATCGGCGGAGGGGAAACGATGCTGGGAGACAGAGGACTGCCTGCTCAGCAGGGGTGAGGGCGGACCGGAGGTAAAGGAGGCGCGGCACCTGCGCGCCCGGGAATGTCTTTCCTGCCCGGGGATGCCCCTTCTCGGCGCTCTCGTCGTCACCGACGGCTACCGGGCAACGCCGCTCACGAACATCGACCAGGTGACGATGGAAACGGTCGGTTCGCTCGTCTCCTCGACGATCGAGAACTGGCAGCTCTACCAGGAGCTCCGCAAGGAGGAGCTCTTCCGTGACAAGATCCTCGAGGAGATGATCCACGGGATATTCGTGGTCGATCTCGAGGGAAGGATAACGCTGGCGAACCGGAAGGCGCGCGAGATGAGCCGGATGCCGGATGACGGCCCCGATCGCGTGCGCATCGAGGACCTTCTCGTCACCGATTCGATCGAGAAGGAGATCGATCGCGAGAACCTCTACCGGATGCTTGCCGGAGGGACGCCGATCATCATGCAGGAGGCGTACCTCAAGGGAAGGGACGGCATCCACCTCCCGATCCGCATGAACATCTCCCCGCTCTCCGGGGAGGACGGCGGGATGCAGGGCGCGATCATCCTCTTCGAGGACATCAGCCAGATCAAACGGCTCGAGGAGGAGATACGCCACCTCGACCGTCTCGCCGTGCTCGGGCGCTTCACGTCGGCGGTCGCCCACGAGATCAGGAATCCCCTGACGGGGATCGCCGCCGGCATCCAGTATCTCGACAGGGACGAGCGTCTCGACGCCGGACAGAAGGAGAACCTCTCCTTCATCATGAACGAGGTCGATCGTCTCAACCGGATCATCACCGACCTCTTCAAGGTCGCCAAGCCGCACCAGCTCCTCTACCAGTGGGTGAAACTGGGCGATCTCGTCTCGCGTGCCCGCAAATCCGCCATCGAGGTCGCGGGGGACAAGGAGATTGATTTCCGCATCGATATCGATGATACTCTGCCGGAGATCGAGGTCGATTCCGACCGGATCGTGCAGGTGCTGATCAATCTCTTCAAGAACGCCGCCGAGGCCGTCGACGGCGCCGGAATCGTCCGTGTCTCGGCGGAGGTCTACCGGGGCGGCGACACCGATGTCGTCGTCGAGAAGGAGCGGGAGATGATCCGCGTCACGATCGCCGACGACGGGCGGGGGATCAAGGCGGACGACCGGGAGAAGATCTTCGAGCCCTTCTTCTCGCGAAGGAGGGGCGGGACGGGGCTCGGGCTCTTCGTCACGCACAGCATCGTGCAGCACCACCAGGGACGAATCACGGTGGAGAGCGAGGAGGGCGAGGGAACGACGATGCGTCTCTACCTTCCCATCAGCCAGCCACCGAAGGGAGAGACAGTTGAAGCCGGTCATCCTGCTGGTTGA
- a CDS encoding sigma-54-dependent Fis family transcriptional regulator, translating to MKPVILLVDDEDTIRLFLEKTLREEGYEALTAATGEEALELAWKELPDLVLLDLKLPDMSGIDVLGRIKESVPEIGVIMLTAFGDIETAVSAIKKGAFDFVSKPVNLEQLLLTLEKGLAAQKLTREVMQLRRRLKIDADDSYIPGESAQMREIYDVVKTVARSDTTTVLIQGESGTGKEMIANMIHRYSPRHDKPFLEINCASLPEELLESELFGHEKGAFTDARTQKIGLLELANKGTLFLDEIGEMSLTIQVKLLRVLEKMSFRRVGGTRDIKVSVRIISATNRDLNQAVREKAFREDLFYRLKVIPIHVPPLRDRKDDIDPLVRHFLTRFNRQFNKKFREVSDEAFAVIMAYPWPGNIRELKNMIERIVLLEDDEILRPEHLPGGIREGAPEAGTRVTGALEIALARAFPEDGIAFEELVKNIERELIEKAMRESNGNQSGASRLLGLNRDKLRYRLKQYGLDGGEEER from the coding sequence TTGAAGCCGGTCATCCTGCTGGTTGACGACGAGGATACGATACGCCTCTTCCTCGAGAAGACCCTGCGCGAGGAAGGCTACGAGGCGCTGACCGCCGCCACGGGCGAGGAGGCGCTCGAGCTCGCGTGGAAGGAGCTTCCCGATCTCGTTCTACTCGATCTCAAGCTGCCGGACATGAGCGGGATCGACGTGCTCGGGCGCATCAAGGAGTCGGTCCCCGAGATCGGCGTGATCATGCTGACGGCCTTCGGCGACATCGAGACGGCCGTTTCCGCGATCAAGAAGGGAGCCTTCGATTTCGTCTCGAAGCCGGTGAACCTCGAGCAACTCCTCTTGACGCTCGAGAAGGGGCTCGCCGCCCAGAAGCTCACGCGCGAGGTGATGCAACTCCGTCGCCGGCTGAAGATCGACGCCGACGACAGCTACATTCCCGGCGAATCGGCACAGATGCGGGAGATCTACGACGTGGTGAAGACCGTCGCCAGGAGCGACACGACGACGGTGCTCATACAGGGGGAAAGCGGCACGGGCAAGGAAATGATCGCGAACATGATCCACCGGTACAGCCCGCGGCACGACAAGCCCTTCCTCGAGATCAACTGCGCGTCTCTTCCCGAGGAGCTCCTCGAAAGCGAGCTCTTCGGCCACGAGAAGGGGGCGTTCACCGACGCCAGGACACAGAAGATCGGCCTCCTCGAACTGGCCAACAAGGGCACGCTCTTCCTCGACGAGATCGGGGAGATGAGCCTCACGATCCAGGTAAAGCTGCTCCGCGTCCTCGAGAAGATGAGCTTTCGCCGCGTCGGCGGCACGCGGGACATCAAGGTGAGCGTGCGCATCATCTCGGCCACCAACCGCGACCTGAACCAGGCGGTGCGCGAGAAGGCCTTCCGCGAGGATCTCTTCTACCGCCTGAAGGTGATACCGATACACGTCCCGCCGCTCCGGGACCGGAAGGACGATATCGACCCGCTGGTCAGGCATTTCCTGACCAGGTTCAACCGGCAGTTCAACAAGAAATTCCGCGAGGTGAGCGACGAGGCGTTCGCCGTCATCATGGCATATCCCTGGCCCGGGAACATCCGGGAGCTCAAGAACATGATCGAACGGATCGTTCTCCTCGAGGACGACGAGATCCTCCGCCCCGAGCACCTGCCGGGGGGTATCCGCGAAGGCGCGCCCGAAGCCGGGACGCGCGTGACGGGGGCGCTCGAGATCGCCCTCGCACGGGCCTTTCCGGAAGACGGCATCGCGTTCGAGGAACTCGTGAAAAACATCGAGCGGGAACTGATCGAGAAGGCGATGCGCGAATCGAACGGGAACCAGAGCGGCGCCTCGCGTCTTCTCGGGCTGAACCGGGACAAGCTCCGGTATCGACTCAAACAGTACGGTCTCGACGGGGGCGAGGAGGAACGGTGA
- the holA gene encoding DNA polymerase III subunit delta, translated as MKQTLSHYRRIFRDIDGEGADTLFLLSGSERFIMEELASKIVATHVPGDLAGFNLTVMYGSDTDIEEFVATASSFPFLAEKRVLVIRELERMRGGWKRLVGYCENPSPSSVVVFLFNTHDESGRRIRPPREMRAIEKAVESHGRIVRFERLDERDTIDWAVRKADRQGVELDGDAAAVLVRSVGGNLYDVQNEIDKLALLFEGGRASGAEITAILGSYRVDAVWDLIDRIVPGREADALDLLGRIISTGAEKPSVVLYHLIRHFLSLLKAKAGIGGGGWAFERVKRQAGRFKTGQILVWLENLRIAELTMKSSSMPEDALLVATILHSMRGERMERETTCAVA; from the coding sequence ATGAAACAAACGCTGTCGCATTACCGCAGGATATTCCGAGACATCGACGGAGAGGGCGCGGACACGCTCTTCCTCCTCTCCGGGTCGGAGCGGTTCATCATGGAGGAGCTCGCCTCGAAGATCGTCGCCACGCACGTCCCCGGCGACCTGGCCGGTTTCAACCTGACCGTCATGTACGGAAGCGATACCGACATCGAGGAATTCGTGGCGACGGCGAGTTCCTTCCCCTTCCTCGCCGAGAAACGCGTTCTCGTCATCAGGGAACTCGAGCGGATGCGCGGCGGCTGGAAACGACTCGTCGGATACTGCGAGAATCCCTCGCCGTCGAGCGTCGTCGTCTTCCTCTTCAACACGCACGACGAGAGCGGTCGGCGGATCCGTCCGCCCCGGGAGATGCGCGCCATCGAGAAAGCCGTCGAGTCGCACGGCAGGATCGTCCGTTTCGAGCGCCTCGACGAGCGGGACACGATCGACTGGGCGGTCCGGAAGGCGGACAGGCAGGGCGTCGAGCTCGACGGGGACGCCGCGGCGGTGCTCGTGCGGAGCGTGGGAGGGAACCTCTACGACGTCCAGAACGAGATCGACAAGCTCGCCCTGCTCTTCGAGGGAGGGCGCGCGAGCGGGGCGGAGATCACTGCGATCCTCGGCTCCTACCGGGTCGACGCCGTGTGGGATCTCATCGATCGCATCGTTCCGGGGCGGGAAGCCGACGCGCTCGATCTCCTCGGCCGGATAATCAGCACTGGCGCGGAGAAGCCGTCCGTAGTACTGTATCACCTGATCCGCCACTTCCTCTCCCTGCTCAAGGCGAAGGCGGGCATCGGCGGGGGAGGGTGGGCGTTCGAACGCGTGAAACGGCAGGCGGGAAGGTTCAAGACGGGTCAGATCCTCGTCTGGCTCGAGAACCTCCGCATAGCCGAGTTGACGATGAAAAGCTCTTCCATGCCGGAGGACGCCCTGCTCGTCGCGACGATCCTGCACTCGATGCGGGGCGAGAGGATGGAACGCGAGACGACCTGTGCCGTCGCGTGA
- the trxA gene encoding thioredoxin codes for MNEKTITKVSDGEFNEKVIDPGRPAVVDFWATWCQPCRRLDEIIGDVAGRYDGRVSFYKVDVNENAATASRFAVRSIPMLLFFNGGEVVDQVVGAMSREEIERKLERLLEPA; via the coding sequence ATGAACGAGAAGACCATCACGAAGGTGTCGGACGGGGAGTTCAACGAGAAGGTCATCGATCCTGGCCGGCCGGCGGTCGTCGATTTCTGGGCGACCTGGTGCCAGCCCTGCCGGCGTCTCGACGAGATCATCGGGGACGTCGCCGGACGGTACGACGGACGGGTCTCCTTCTACAAGGTCGACGTCAACGAGAATGCCGCGACGGCGTCCCGCTTCGCGGTGCGGTCGATACCGATGCTGCTCTTCTTCAACGGCGGCGAGGTGGTCGACCAGGTCGTCGGCGCCATGTCCCGCGAAGAGATCGAACGGAAACTCGAGCGTCTGCTCGAGCCGGCCTGA
- a CDS encoding leucine--tRNA ligase, whose protein sequence is MEEFYPFDTIDEKWRGRWNGLFTCDTGRTDDTFYCLMMFPYPSGNLHVGHGRNYIIGDALARIKMMEGRNVLSPMGWDSFGLPAENAAIKHDIHPAEWTERNIENMKRQFERWGVVYDWSREVASCRPDYYRWTQWLFIRLFKAGLAYREEASVNWCPSCKTVLANEQVVGGGCERCGASVETRKLKQWFFRIREYADRLLDDLDTLDDWPERVVVMQRNWIGRSEGVEVGFPVEGDEEILRCFTTRIDTIFGATFIVIAIDHPLAGELLERGGREAEGREFAERIRRIQMEEREKTEFTKEGFFTGCYAINPATGKRIPVFLASYVLMEYGTGVVMGVPAHDQRDFEFVSQSPVEIPVIQVIAPGGAAEDRMTEAWTQDGLMISSGPFDGMPNREAMEEITDFLAERNLARRTVHYRLKDWLISRQRYWGAPIPMVHCPSCGAVPVPEEHLPVLLPEIVDFKPTGDGKSPLATADEFVKTTCPLCGAAAERDTDTMDTFVDSSWYFLRFVSPHEESAPFDTALVNRWLPVDQYIGGIEHAILHLLYSRFIVKFLRDEGLVDFDEPFARLFTQGMITKDGAKMSKSHGNVVSPNPLIDRYGADTVRLYTLFIGPPEKDAEWNDRAVEGAHRFVNRVWRLYSRHREYLDGSAKTEVQLYPNTYDKEHLDLYRKLQWTIDRVRRDILGGSFHFNTAISALMELVNETYPFVEGNERFAAGEPASIDLLRAVVDDLVKLLAPMAPHVCEEIWSRLGHERSIFTERLPEADEAYLASETFELVVQVNGKVRARIAAGKGAARDELERIALADERIAEIVAAGTIRKIVVIRDRLVNIVVA, encoded by the coding sequence ATGGAGGAATTCTATCCCTTCGATACGATCGACGAGAAGTGGCGCGGTCGCTGGAACGGGCTCTTCACCTGCGACACCGGCCGCACTGACGACACGTTCTACTGCCTGATGATGTTTCCGTACCCTTCGGGCAATCTGCACGTGGGGCACGGCCGGAACTACATCATCGGCGACGCGCTCGCGCGCATCAAGATGATGGAGGGCCGGAACGTCCTTTCCCCGATGGGATGGGATTCCTTCGGCCTTCCGGCCGAGAACGCGGCGATAAAGCACGATATCCACCCCGCGGAGTGGACGGAGCGGAACATCGAGAACATGAAGCGGCAGTTCGAGCGATGGGGCGTCGTCTACGACTGGTCGCGCGAAGTCGCTTCGTGCCGGCCCGACTACTACCGGTGGACGCAGTGGCTCTTCATCCGCCTCTTCAAGGCCGGACTCGCCTACCGGGAGGAGGCGTCGGTGAACTGGTGCCCCTCGTGCAAGACCGTCCTTGCGAACGAGCAGGTGGTCGGGGGCGGCTGTGAACGGTGCGGCGCCTCCGTGGAGACGCGCAAGCTCAAGCAGTGGTTCTTCCGTATCCGCGAGTACGCCGACCGGCTCCTCGACGATCTCGACACCCTCGACGACTGGCCCGAGCGCGTGGTCGTCATGCAGAGGAACTGGATCGGCCGCAGCGAGGGGGTCGAGGTGGGATTCCCCGTCGAGGGAGACGAAGAGATCCTGCGGTGCTTCACCACGCGCATCGACACGATCTTCGGGGCCACCTTCATCGTCATCGCGATCGACCACCCCCTCGCCGGCGAGTTGCTCGAACGGGGCGGGAGGGAGGCGGAGGGACGCGAGTTCGCCGAACGGATCCGCCGCATCCAGATGGAGGAACGCGAGAAAACCGAGTTCACCAAGGAGGGTTTCTTCACCGGGTGCTACGCGATCAACCCGGCCACGGGGAAACGGATTCCCGTCTTTCTCGCGAGCTACGTCCTGATGGAATACGGCACCGGCGTCGTGATGGGGGTTCCGGCGCACGACCAGCGGGACTTCGAGTTCGTCTCCCAGTCGCCCGTCGAGATTCCCGTGATACAGGTGATCGCCCCCGGTGGCGCGGCCGAGGACCGCATGACCGAGGCCTGGACGCAAGACGGCCTCATGATCTCCTCCGGCCCCTTCGACGGCATGCCGAACCGCGAGGCGATGGAGGAAATCACCGATTTCCTGGCAGAACGAAACCTGGCCAGGCGGACCGTGCACTACCGGCTCAAGGACTGGCTTATCTCGAGGCAGCGCTACTGGGGCGCTCCGATCCCGATGGTGCATTGCCCCTCCTGCGGCGCCGTTCCCGTACCGGAGGAACACCTGCCAGTACTCTTGCCCGAAATCGTCGACTTCAAGCCGACGGGCGACGGAAAGAGCCCGCTGGCGACCGCAGACGAGTTCGTCAAAACGACCTGTCCGTTATGCGGGGCCGCGGCGGAGCGTGACACCGACACGATGGACACGTTCGTCGACTCGAGCTGGTATTTCCTGCGGTTCGTCTCGCCGCACGAGGAATCGGCTCCCTTCGACACGGCGCTCGTCAACCGGTGGCTCCCCGTCGACCAGTACATCGGCGGCATCGAGCACGCGATCCTGCACCTGCTCTATTCGCGGTTCATCGTGAAGTTCCTGCGTGACGAGGGACTCGTCGATTTCGACGAACCCTTCGCGAGGCTCTTCACGCAGGGAATGATCACGAAGGACGGGGCGAAGATGTCGAAAAGCCACGGGAACGTGGTGAGCCCCAATCCGCTGATCGACCGGTACGGCGCGGACACGGTCCGCCTGTACACGCTCTTCATCGGACCGCCGGAAAAGGACGCCGAGTGGAACGACCGCGCCGTCGAAGGCGCGCACCGGTTCGTGAACCGGGTGTGGCGCCTCTACAGCCGTCATCGCGAATATCTCGACGGATCAGCGAAGACGGAAGTTCAGCTATATCCGAATACTTACGACAAAGAGCATCTCGATCTCTACCGCAAGCTGCAGTGGACGATCGACCGGGTCCGCCGCGACATCCTCGGCGGCAGTTTCCATTTCAACACGGCGATAAGCGCCCTGATGGAGCTGGTCAACGAAACCTACCCGTTCGTCGAGGGAAACGAGCGATTCGCCGCGGGCGAGCCGGCGTCGATCGATCTGCTGCGGGCGGTCGTCGACGACCTGGTGAAGCTTCTGGCGCCGATGGCGCCGCACGTGTGCGAGGAGATCTGGTCGAGACTCGGCCACGAGAGATCGATCTTCACCGAG